A portion of the Diprion similis isolate iyDipSimi1 chromosome 4, iyDipSimi1.1, whole genome shotgun sequence genome contains these proteins:
- the LOC124405506 gene encoding uncharacterized protein LOC124405506 isoform X3, with protein MVELHEFKLLSFCFSYSLVRSRLEMLMGTNVVRLTDRRYMQKLIIRIRQDYEASQQERVAKRVTNELMRTKKMILERLIPVQEAPEELRRYPLFQLYLYCDAIIEEKQRKRMPKKVHVTNSLYQMLYPDNTGDKVEEEAEDDEVYMKTEVVHGAQKLVPMTTEEIAVIMTEQEKEKDIENGYLLTQEDYDRLYFETEAIKELREMQSVEEMYTKAQEIVGILYSYADEGRYQKAALEKQQREAQLEAAAEFAKTVSSADDEAAVTSGGALQRPEEPGADPGAAVSTAE; from the exons ATGGTCGAATTACACGAGTTCAAGCTCCTCAGCTTCTG CTTCAGCTATTCTCTCGTCAGATCAAGACTGGAGATGCTGATGGGAACCAACGTTGTGCGATTGACGGACAGAAGGTACATGCAGAAGTTGATTATCAGGATTCGCCAAGACTATGAAGCTTCGCAGCAGGAGCGAGTCGCAAAACGAGTC ACGAACGAACTGATGAGAACCAAGAAGATGATACTGGAACGACTTATTCCCGTCCAAGAGGCGCCTGAGGAATTACGGAGGTACCCGCTATTCCAACTCTATCTCTACTGCGATGCGATAATTgaagagaaacagagaaag cGAATGCCGAAGAAAGTTCACGTCACTAACTCTCTGTACCAAATGCTTTATCCGGACAATACTGGCGACAAAGTTGAGGAGGAAGCTGAGGACGACGAAGTCTACATGAAAACTGAAGTAGTCCACGGGGCTCAAAAATTG GTGCCAATGACGACCGAAGAGATAGCTGTGATCATGACCGAgcaggagaaggagaaagacATTGAAAACGGCTACCTGCTGACACAAGAAGATTACGATCGACTGTATTTTGAAACGGAAGCGATCAAGGAGCTCAGAGAGATGCAG AGCGTCGAAGAGATGTACACGAAGGCCCAGGAGATCGTCGGAATCCTTTACTCCTACGCCGACGAAGGTCGATACCAGAAGGCGGCTCTGGAGAAGCAACAGAGAGAAGCTCAGCTGGAGGCTGCGGCAGAATTTGCAAAGACGGTTTCCTCGGCGGACGACGAGGCTGCTGTCACATCCGGTGGAGCCCTGCAGAGACCGGAAGAACCCGGCGCAGATCCCGGGGCGGCCGTTTCAACCgcagaataa